One window of Strigops habroptila isolate Jane chromosome Z, bStrHab1.2.pri, whole genome shotgun sequence genomic DNA carries:
- the MEAK7 gene encoding MTOR-associated protein MEAK7 isoform X1: MGHAESNMYQNHLSKFLPEEQSEIDGVFDILSGSSGSAGAKNSKATTKTLTLAALQAYTQEPLPEQMTVRLYNGMKSVDLTGKSSGLSEQIAKEQFVIFMSTLLKGNADEKITIIMRMISKTEGPVKGKQIQEFTEDLIMSVVHVLSYRKELKGWNLENTRDSASGVKALASQLLSELKLADGTKPMGPQLMETNFDQSVIEDWVYRVPQISIFLSVVIRQGLHVLQSVTDQTKDILNLVPDCKGMKERGLVSLFDIPSIIYINSHLPAELQHKWRLLFSSRLHGESFSQLCRHIVDKGPCIMILRDSDGFIFGGFASQSWEVKPQFQGDNKCFLFSVFPSLAVYIYTGYNDHYMYLNHGQQTMPNGLGMGGQHGYFGLWIDSDYGKGHSKAKPRCTTYNSPQLSAKEDFTLDAVEVWAVGDLPESTGKKGKKSILDVDPEAQALLEIAGKSRQSEGLRETIEEDDEDDN, encoded by the exons ATGGGACATGCGGAAAGCAACATGTATCAGAATCACCTTTCCAAATTCCTTCCTGAGGAGCAGTCTGAGATTGATGGAGTATTTGATATCTTATCAGGATCGAGTGGTTCAGCTGGAGCAAAAAATAGCAAAGCTACAACGAAAACTCTGACTCTGGCAGCACTACAG GCGTATACGCAGGAGCCATTACCGGAGCAAATGACTGTTCGGTTATACAACGGAATGAAAAGTGTTGACCTGACTGGGAAATCATCTGGGCTAAGTGAACAGATTGCTAAGGAGCAGTTTGTAATTTTTATGTCAACCCTCTTAAAAGGGAATGCAGATGAGAAGATTACCATAATAATGAGAATGATCTCCAAGACAGAAGGGCCTGTGAAAGGCAAGCAAATTCAAGAG TTCACAGAGGATCTGATCATGTCTGTAGTCCATGTACTGAGCTACaggaaagaactgaaaggtTGGAATTTGGAGAATACTAGGGATTCTGCAAGTGGAGTAAAGGCTCTGGCTTCTCAGCTGCTATCAGAATTGAAGCTTGCAG ATGGGACAAAACCTATGGGTCCTCAGCTGATGGAGACAAATTTTGATCAAAGTGTCATTGAGGATTGGGTATACCGAGTTCCACAGATCTCAATTTTCCTCAGTGTTGTTATCAGACAAGGCCTCCATGTTCTGCAGTCTGTCACAGACCAAACCAAAGATATACTCAACCTGGTTCCTGACTGCAAAGGCATGAAGGAAAGAGGACTTGTCAGTCTCTTTGACATCCCATCCATTATATACATCAACTCCCATTTGCCTGCAGAGCTACAGCACAAGTGGcggcttttattttcttctaggCTTCATGGAGAAAGCTTTTCACAGTTGTGTAGGCATATAGTGGACAAAGGTCCTTGCATAATGATCTTAAGGGACTCAGATGGTTTTATCTTTGGCGGCTTTGCATCTCAGTCCTGGGAGGTGAAACCACAGTTTCAAG GTGACAACAAgtgctttctgttctctgttttccCCTCTCTTGCTGTTTACATATACACAGGCTATAATGACCACTACATGTATTTGAACCATGGCCAACAAACAATGCCAAATGGACTT GGTATGGGTGGACAACACGGGTACTTTGGACTCTGGATAGACAGTGACTATGGGAAGGGACACAGTAAAGCAAAGCCTCGATGTACCACCTACAACAGTCCCCAGCTGTCAGCAAAAGAGGATTTTACACTGGATGCCGTAGAAGTTTGGGCAGTGGGAGACCTCCCTGAAAGTACAGGG aaaaagggTAAGAAGAGTATCCTGGATGTAGATCCTGAGGCTCAGGCCTTGTTAGAAATAGCTGGAAAAAGTCGCCAGAGCGAAGGTCTACGAGAAACCATTGAAGAGGATGATGAGGATGATAACTGA
- the ATP2C2 gene encoding calcium-transporting ATPase type 2C member 2 isoform X1, whose amino-acid sequence MVEGGFTKLLQKKLFFRLTQKYQPLGSGEPEEEEEEETHEECELKIIEQEKEVAVLPPKDACKFHKEDLAKALNVNLQTGLSECSVLQRRLKHGWNEFSVENTEPIWKKYLDQFKNPLILLLLASALVSVITKEYEDAASITMAVLIVVTVAFIQEYRSEKSLEELNKLVPPECNCLREGKLQHLLARELVPGDIIYLSVGDRVPADLRLIEVTDLLVDESSFTGEAEPCNKTDSVLLEAGDITTLSNVVFMGTLVRCGKGKGVVIGTGENSQFGEVFKMMQAEETPKTPLQKSMDRLGKQLTLFSFGIIGLIMLIGWLQGKHLLGMFTIGVSLAVAAIPEGLPIVVTVTLVLGVLRMAKKRVIVKKLPIVETLGCCNVICSDKTGTLTANEMTVTRLVTSDGFQAEVSGVGYNGEGKVYLLPSKEILKEFSNVSVGKLVEAGCVVNNAIIRKNSVMGQPTEGALIALAMKMELADIKDIYVRNKEIPFSSEQKWMAVKCTLKNQDQDDIYFMKGAFEEVIRHCSLYNSGGISLSLTPQQKAFYQQEEKRMGSSGLRVLALASGPELGKLTFLGLVGIIDPPRAGVREAVQVLLESGVSVKMITGDALETAVAIGQNIGLCNGKLKAMSGEELDQLAETELSSTVKNVSIFFRTSPKHKLKIIKALQRAGAIVSMTGDGVNDAVALKSADIGIAMGQAGTDVSKEAANMILVDDDFSTVMNAIEEGKGIFYNIKNFVRFQLSTSISALSLITLSTVLNLPNPLNAMQILWINIIMDGPPAQSLGVEPVDRDTIKQPPRRITDTILSKSLILKIFMSAVIIISGTLFVFWKENPKGGITPRTTTMTFTCFVFFDLFNALTCRSQTKLIFEIGFFRNRMFLYSVLGSFLGQLAVIYIPPLQKIFQTENLGVLDLLFLTVLASSVFIVSEFVKLCEKQCCQPKHTKGCHN is encoded by the exons ACCCATGAGGAGTGTGAGCTGAAAATAATTGAGCAGGAGAAAGAGGTGGCAGTTCTGCCCCCAAAGGATGCATGCAAGTTCCATAAAGAAGACTTGGCTAAAGCTTTAAAT GTTAACTTACAAACTGGGCTCTCTGAGTGTTCTGTGCTGCAGCGCAGGTTAAAGCATGGCTGGAATGAATTTTCAGTAGAGAATACAGAGCCGATATGGAAGAAATATCTGGACCAG tttaaaaatccCCTCATTCTGTTGTTGCTGGCTTCTGCTTTAGTAAGTGTCATCACAAAAGAATACGAGGATGCTGCAAGCATCACCATG GCGGTGCTCATCGTGGTCACTGTGGCCTTCATCCAG GAATATCGCTCAGAAAAATCTCTGGAAGAACTCAACAAGCTGGTGCCCCCCGAGTGCAACTG CctaagggaaggaaaactgcagCACCTTCTAGCACGAGAGCTTGTGCCTGGAGATATCATTTATCTGTCTGTTGGCGACAGGGTTCCTGCAGACCTCAGGCTGATAGAG GTTACAGATCTGCTGGTAGATGAATCCAGTTTTACTGGAGAAGCTGAGCCTTGTAACAAGACTGACAGTGTATTATTGGAAGCTGGAGACATAACCACACTGAGCAATGTTGTCTTCATGGGGACCCTGGTGAGGTGCGGAAAGGGAAAA ggtgtAGTTATTGGGACTGGTGAAAATTCACAGTTTGGAGAGGTGTTCAAAATGATGCAAGCTGAAGAG ACTCCCAAAACGCCTCTCCAGAAGAGCATGGACAGACTGGGGAAGCAACTCACTCTCTTCTCCTTTGGCATAATTG GTTTAATAATGCTCATTGGCTGGTTGCAAGGGAAACATCTCCTTGGCATGTTCACAATTGGAGTTAG cctggCGGTGGCTGCCATCCCAGAGGGCCTCCCTATAGTGGTCACTGTCACACTGGTGCTTGGTGTTCTCCGGATGGCCAAGAAAAGGGTGATTGTGAAGAAGCTGCCCATAGTAGAAACCCTAG GTTGCTGCAATGTCATCTGCTCAGATAAGACAGGCACTCTGACTGCCAATGAGATGACGGTGACTCGGCTTGTGACTTCGGATGGGTTCCAGGCAGAG GTCAGTGGGGTGGGCTacaatggagaaggaaaagtttATCTTCTGCCATCAAAGGAGATCCTTAAAGAATTTTCCAACGTCTCAGTTGGAAAACTAGTGGAG GCTGGCTGCGTAGTCAATAATGCCATTATCAGGAAAAACAGCGTGATGGGACAGCCCACAGAAGGAGCTCTCATTGCCCTTGCAATGAAG ATGGAATTAGCTGACATAAAAGATATTTATGTAAGAAATAAGGAAATTCCATTTAGCTCTGAGCAGAAGTGGATGGCTGTGAAATGCACACTGAAAAATCAG GATCAGGATGATATTTACTTTATGAAAGGAGCATTTGAAGAAGTGATTCGACACTGCTCTCTGTATAACAGTGGTGGCATCTCGTTATCACTTACACCCCAGCAGAAAGCCTTCTaccagcaggaagaaaaacGAATGGGCTCCTCAGGTCTACGGG TGCTTGCTTTGGCTTCAGGTCCAGAACTTGGCAAACTAACATTTTTAGGTCTGGTTGGAATAATTGATCCCCCAAGGGCTGGAGTGAGAGAAGCTGTTCAAGTCCTTCTGGAGTCTGGTGTATCAGTAAAGATGATAACTGGAGATGCCTTGGAAACTGCTGTGGCTATAG GGCAGAATATTGGTCTCTGCAACGGGAAGCTCAAAGCCATGTCTGGGGAAGAGCTGGACCAATTGGCAGAGACAGAGCTATCATCCACTGTCAAAAAC gtttccattttcttcaggaCAAGTCCAAAgcataaactgaaaataataaag GCGTTGCAGAGGGCTGGTGCTATTGTGTCAATGACAGGAGATGGTGTTAACGATGCTGTGGCCCTTAAATCTGCTGATATCGGGATTGCAATGGGACAAGCTGGTACAGATGTCAGCAAAGAGGCTGCCAACATGATTCTCGTGGACGACGACTTCTCAACAGTAAT GAATGCAatagaagagggaaagggaataTTTTACAACATAAAGAATTTTGTCCGGTTCCAGCTGAGCAC gAGTATTTCAGCTTTGAGCCTAATTACTCTGTCAACAGTGCTCAACCTACCAAATCCACTCAATGCTATGCAGATCTTATGGATCAACATCATCATGGATGGGCCACCAGCCCAGAG CCTGGGAGTGGAACCTGTTGATAGGGATACTATCAAACAGCCACCCCGACGTATCACAGATACTATACTCAGCAAATCACTGATCCTGAAAATCTTCATGTCAGCTGTAATTATTATCAGTGGAACCCTCTTTGTCTTCTGGAAGGAG AATCCAAAAGGTGGCATAACTCCTCGAACCACAACAATGACTTTTacctgttttgtcttttttgacCTCTTCAATGCCCTGACGTGCCGCTCTCAG ACAAAGTTGATATTCGAAATAGGCTTTTTTCGAAACCGCATGTTCTTGTATTCTGTGCTGGGGTCATTTCTGGGACAGCTGGCTGTTATATACATCCCTCCGTTACAAAAGATCTTCCAGACAGAGAATTTAGGAGTGCTAG ACCTGCTGTTTCTCACCGTACTGGCTTCCTCCGTTTTCATCGTGTCCGAGTTCGTCAAACTCTGTGAGAAACAGTGCTGCCAACCAAAGCACACAAAGGGATGTCATAACTGA
- the ATP2C2 gene encoding calcium-transporting ATPase type 2C member 2 isoform X2 encodes MVEGGFTKLLQKKLFFRLTQKYQPLGSGEPEEEEEEETHEECELKIIEQEKEVAVLPPKDACKFHKEDLAKALNVNLQTGLSECSVLQRRLKHGWNEFSVENTEPIWKKYLDQFKNPLILLLLASALVSVITKEYEDAASITMAVLIVVTVAFIQEYRSEKSLEELNKLVPPECNCLREGKLQHLLARELVPGDIIYLSVGDRVPADLRLIEVTDLLVDESSFTGEAEPCNKTDSVLLEAGDITTLSNVVFMGTLVRCGKGKGVVIGTGENSQFGEVFKMMQAEETPKTPLQKSMDRLGKQLTLFSFGIIGLIMLIGWLQGKHLLGMFTIGVSLAVAAIPEGLPIVVTVTLVLGVLRMAKKRVIVKKLPIVETLGCCNVICSDKTGTLTANEMTVTRLVTSDGFQAEVSGVGYNGEGKVYLLPSKEILKEFSNVSVGKLVEAGCVVNNAIIRKNSVMGQPTEGALIALAMKMELADIKDIYVRNKEIPFSSEQKWMAVKCTLKNQDQDDIYFMKGAFEEVIRHCSLYNSGGISLSLTPQQKAFYQQEEKRMGSSGLRVLALASGPELGKLTFLGLVGIIDPPRAGVREAVQVLLESGVSVKMITGDALETAVAIGQNIGLCNGKLKAMSGEELDQLAETELSSTVKNVSIFFRTSPKHKLKIIKALQRAGAIVSMTGDGVNDAVALKSADIGIAMGQAGTDVSKEAANMILVDDDFSTVMNAIEEGKGIFYNIKNFVRFQLSTSISALSLITLSTVLNLPNPLNAMQILWINIIMDGPPAQSLGVEPVDRDTIKQPPRRITDTILSKSLILKIFMSAVIIISGTLFVFWKEVRKICKRILFSSGWRTKQRAISEVHAKDFLKHIQWGRIRMGRGLRNQGQLLVLVLPSCNGKTIT; translated from the exons ACCCATGAGGAGTGTGAGCTGAAAATAATTGAGCAGGAGAAAGAGGTGGCAGTTCTGCCCCCAAAGGATGCATGCAAGTTCCATAAAGAAGACTTGGCTAAAGCTTTAAAT GTTAACTTACAAACTGGGCTCTCTGAGTGTTCTGTGCTGCAGCGCAGGTTAAAGCATGGCTGGAATGAATTTTCAGTAGAGAATACAGAGCCGATATGGAAGAAATATCTGGACCAG tttaaaaatccCCTCATTCTGTTGTTGCTGGCTTCTGCTTTAGTAAGTGTCATCACAAAAGAATACGAGGATGCTGCAAGCATCACCATG GCGGTGCTCATCGTGGTCACTGTGGCCTTCATCCAG GAATATCGCTCAGAAAAATCTCTGGAAGAACTCAACAAGCTGGTGCCCCCCGAGTGCAACTG CctaagggaaggaaaactgcagCACCTTCTAGCACGAGAGCTTGTGCCTGGAGATATCATTTATCTGTCTGTTGGCGACAGGGTTCCTGCAGACCTCAGGCTGATAGAG GTTACAGATCTGCTGGTAGATGAATCCAGTTTTACTGGAGAAGCTGAGCCTTGTAACAAGACTGACAGTGTATTATTGGAAGCTGGAGACATAACCACACTGAGCAATGTTGTCTTCATGGGGACCCTGGTGAGGTGCGGAAAGGGAAAA ggtgtAGTTATTGGGACTGGTGAAAATTCACAGTTTGGAGAGGTGTTCAAAATGATGCAAGCTGAAGAG ACTCCCAAAACGCCTCTCCAGAAGAGCATGGACAGACTGGGGAAGCAACTCACTCTCTTCTCCTTTGGCATAATTG GTTTAATAATGCTCATTGGCTGGTTGCAAGGGAAACATCTCCTTGGCATGTTCACAATTGGAGTTAG cctggCGGTGGCTGCCATCCCAGAGGGCCTCCCTATAGTGGTCACTGTCACACTGGTGCTTGGTGTTCTCCGGATGGCCAAGAAAAGGGTGATTGTGAAGAAGCTGCCCATAGTAGAAACCCTAG GTTGCTGCAATGTCATCTGCTCAGATAAGACAGGCACTCTGACTGCCAATGAGATGACGGTGACTCGGCTTGTGACTTCGGATGGGTTCCAGGCAGAG GTCAGTGGGGTGGGCTacaatggagaaggaaaagtttATCTTCTGCCATCAAAGGAGATCCTTAAAGAATTTTCCAACGTCTCAGTTGGAAAACTAGTGGAG GCTGGCTGCGTAGTCAATAATGCCATTATCAGGAAAAACAGCGTGATGGGACAGCCCACAGAAGGAGCTCTCATTGCCCTTGCAATGAAG ATGGAATTAGCTGACATAAAAGATATTTATGTAAGAAATAAGGAAATTCCATTTAGCTCTGAGCAGAAGTGGATGGCTGTGAAATGCACACTGAAAAATCAG GATCAGGATGATATTTACTTTATGAAAGGAGCATTTGAAGAAGTGATTCGACACTGCTCTCTGTATAACAGTGGTGGCATCTCGTTATCACTTACACCCCAGCAGAAAGCCTTCTaccagcaggaagaaaaacGAATGGGCTCCTCAGGTCTACGGG TGCTTGCTTTGGCTTCAGGTCCAGAACTTGGCAAACTAACATTTTTAGGTCTGGTTGGAATAATTGATCCCCCAAGGGCTGGAGTGAGAGAAGCTGTTCAAGTCCTTCTGGAGTCTGGTGTATCAGTAAAGATGATAACTGGAGATGCCTTGGAAACTGCTGTGGCTATAG GGCAGAATATTGGTCTCTGCAACGGGAAGCTCAAAGCCATGTCTGGGGAAGAGCTGGACCAATTGGCAGAGACAGAGCTATCATCCACTGTCAAAAAC gtttccattttcttcaggaCAAGTCCAAAgcataaactgaaaataataaag GCGTTGCAGAGGGCTGGTGCTATTGTGTCAATGACAGGAGATGGTGTTAACGATGCTGTGGCCCTTAAATCTGCTGATATCGGGATTGCAATGGGACAAGCTGGTACAGATGTCAGCAAAGAGGCTGCCAACATGATTCTCGTGGACGACGACTTCTCAACAGTAAT GAATGCAatagaagagggaaagggaataTTTTACAACATAAAGAATTTTGTCCGGTTCCAGCTGAGCAC gAGTATTTCAGCTTTGAGCCTAATTACTCTGTCAACAGTGCTCAACCTACCAAATCCACTCAATGCTATGCAGATCTTATGGATCAACATCATCATGGATGGGCCACCAGCCCAGAG CCTGGGAGTGGAACCTGTTGATAGGGATACTATCAAACAGCCACCCCGACGTATCACAGATACTATACTCAGCAAATCACTGATCCTGAAAATCTTCATGTCAGCTGTAATTATTATCAGTGGAACCCTCTTTGTCTTCTGGAAGGAGGTGAGGAAAATCTGCAAGAGGATCTTGTTTTCATCAGGGTGGAGGACAAAACAAAGGGCAATTTCTGAAGTACATGCGAAGGACTTTCTGAAGCACATCCAATGGGGAAGGATCAGAATGGGCAGAGGGTTAAGAAACCAGGGTCAGCTCCTGGTTCTCGTTCTGCCTTCCTGCAACGGGAAAACTATTACTTGA
- the MEAK7 gene encoding MTOR-associated protein MEAK7 isoform X2, which translates to MGHAESNMYQNHLSKFLPEEQSEIDGVFDILSGSSGSAGAKNSKATTKTLTLAALQAYTQEPLPEQMTVRLYNGMKSVDLTGKSSGLSEQIAKEQFVIFMSTLLKGNADEKITIIMRMISKTEGPVKGKQIQEFTEDLIMSVVHVLSYRKELKGWNLENTRDSASGVKALASQLLSELKLADGTKPMGPQLMETNFDQSVIEDWVYRVPQISIFLSVVIRQGLHVLQSVTDQTKDILNLVPDCKGMKERGLVSLFDIPSIIYINSHLPAELQHKWRLLFSSRLHGESFSQLCRHIVDKGPCIMILRDSDGFIFGGFASQSWEVKPQFQGYNDHYMYLNHGQQTMPNGLGMGGQHGYFGLWIDSDYGKGHSKAKPRCTTYNSPQLSAKEDFTLDAVEVWAVGDLPESTGKKGKKSILDVDPEAQALLEIAGKSRQSEGLRETIEEDDEDDN; encoded by the exons ATGGGACATGCGGAAAGCAACATGTATCAGAATCACCTTTCCAAATTCCTTCCTGAGGAGCAGTCTGAGATTGATGGAGTATTTGATATCTTATCAGGATCGAGTGGTTCAGCTGGAGCAAAAAATAGCAAAGCTACAACGAAAACTCTGACTCTGGCAGCACTACAG GCGTATACGCAGGAGCCATTACCGGAGCAAATGACTGTTCGGTTATACAACGGAATGAAAAGTGTTGACCTGACTGGGAAATCATCTGGGCTAAGTGAACAGATTGCTAAGGAGCAGTTTGTAATTTTTATGTCAACCCTCTTAAAAGGGAATGCAGATGAGAAGATTACCATAATAATGAGAATGATCTCCAAGACAGAAGGGCCTGTGAAAGGCAAGCAAATTCAAGAG TTCACAGAGGATCTGATCATGTCTGTAGTCCATGTACTGAGCTACaggaaagaactgaaaggtTGGAATTTGGAGAATACTAGGGATTCTGCAAGTGGAGTAAAGGCTCTGGCTTCTCAGCTGCTATCAGAATTGAAGCTTGCAG ATGGGACAAAACCTATGGGTCCTCAGCTGATGGAGACAAATTTTGATCAAAGTGTCATTGAGGATTGGGTATACCGAGTTCCACAGATCTCAATTTTCCTCAGTGTTGTTATCAGACAAGGCCTCCATGTTCTGCAGTCTGTCACAGACCAAACCAAAGATATACTCAACCTGGTTCCTGACTGCAAAGGCATGAAGGAAAGAGGACTTGTCAGTCTCTTTGACATCCCATCCATTATATACATCAACTCCCATTTGCCTGCAGAGCTACAGCACAAGTGGcggcttttattttcttctaggCTTCATGGAGAAAGCTTTTCACAGTTGTGTAGGCATATAGTGGACAAAGGTCCTTGCATAATGATCTTAAGGGACTCAGATGGTTTTATCTTTGGCGGCTTTGCATCTCAGTCCTGGGAGGTGAAACCACAGTTTCAAG GCTATAATGACCACTACATGTATTTGAACCATGGCCAACAAACAATGCCAAATGGACTT GGTATGGGTGGACAACACGGGTACTTTGGACTCTGGATAGACAGTGACTATGGGAAGGGACACAGTAAAGCAAAGCCTCGATGTACCACCTACAACAGTCCCCAGCTGTCAGCAAAAGAGGATTTTACACTGGATGCCGTAGAAGTTTGGGCAGTGGGAGACCTCCCTGAAAGTACAGGG aaaaagggTAAGAAGAGTATCCTGGATGTAGATCCTGAGGCTCAGGCCTTGTTAGAAATAGCTGGAAAAAGTCGCCAGAGCGAAGGTCTACGAGAAACCATTGAAGAGGATGATGAGGATGATAACTGA